The Apium graveolens cultivar Ventura chromosome 3, ASM990537v1, whole genome shotgun sequence sequence tctttgtatcacctccattggatagccttcttgagtcttcaattatattacatgattgaaagtaaaactaatctaatgaacttacaagaataactcgagttacattcgagatttatgattacaaagattgacgacatgcaagtcgtatttaaaaccaaaccaaaaccattacactaaggtcgaaagaccataaccatccaccatgctcatacaacatataaaagcatgttaaaacacataatctgatcttaacatatcatattatccatgatctaatcataaaaagaaaatatgacaaaaatcagaaaaatcagaatcaaattagaaaaacaagaatcactgtttacgggcagtaaacaacgtcaaacgccttacagacgagtcgttgatagctttttctatcagttttgttcagacgctcgtttaattatggaatagggtatttgtttgcgtaaatcggacaccagacccagatttcagcaaatctgcaggagccaattcagaatccgtatctaatatgattctcataattagaacaaacataaatcatgtataaattagtatatatacagattacataatcatcttatgattatacaactcacatgaatatcatatattcaaaaccatacatatataagcatattatatcaacatcaaatcatggtgaatcacgtacatgctcatatatcgaaaacagttaaacacataaacgaataaaaaactttttgcaagtagctctgatgccattgaagggtttttagcacataaacgcagcgaaaacgtaaatttaaatcttaaaaaaaccgaaacccttcgcaggatccatgcgaaaaataatatttaattcatagttcagtatgtttaccttaaaaagctttacattaatggaaagatggaggtctttaatagcgatccaagaacgatgaacggagatccttagcagctgctcctcaagtgtgaagcactccaccggtatccaccaagaaaacgatgtaatgaaggaggagatggagagaattagggttttgtaaatcttttggtttatgcaaaaatagggtttataatagtatatttttataggcaaaattttcagctgaaaattttcccataaaatattattattattattaaccttttattattctcactaataattaaaacaccttttaattattaatcctttttctaaactctttagaaataattctctcacttgatttaattttcaaaaattaaatttttaattaataatattaagaaccttttcttaattaatttataatcaattaaatctcatttaatcaattataaaatttgccaattaattatttatttcataaataaataattatcagccattattaattaattcctccaccattaaatcattctcttttatggtgtgaccctgtaggttcaatattaagccggtagtagaaataaataataataaaactattttatcattatttatataaattccctaattcattaatcatatttattctaaatcgtgagggatacttctcagcatatcgcgactatccggataatacgaattcactgcttagaatatcaagaacctattcagtgagtagttaccgtacaattaattccttctaccctgcaatgtcacgattaaatacaaggcatggaacttgtgtcaagcctatcttatttaatcacttgctttcccattcactatgcttagttctatttaatgtaaattagagactcatttctaatttcattcactctggccagagattcctgaactaataTAAGTGGATcacattgaacattctcttcctacactggaaggggtagatcctttattgatcatacactatcttcgtgtacaaattcctatacctagtagagcccttataattgtcccttgagactaagaactaaaccaaaacatagttcagtgtacacaagatgactatgatgatctcaagtctaaggatacttgtacaactatcactatgtgaacaactgctgatacgggagtgaactccatcagttgttcagctatgtgagtcatgttcagtgaacttattctataataagcacctacatactagctatagtgtcaccatacaaatgtctatgagaacagacatccttcataatgaagcaagcatagtatgtaccgatctttgcggattattaattactagttagtaatcctacgaccaggaactatttaagtttagagttatcatcttttaggtctcattattatgatctcatcacaatccataaaaagctttactctaaactatggtatatcttatttaaacacttaaaatatatagagcccgcaataaaaacaaaacaagtcttttattaatatcaacgaaatcaaaaacagattacataaaagttattcctaaatcctcatacatgattggacttaggacatatctctttcactaagttgtttgttaatctctatcGAATGCAAAAGTGGATATagggatttagaacttgccatgctagcataggtttatggatgttttaacatgcatgattcgtagtgtaattttaaccatcttacactATCCTCTGTGATCTCAATAGATAACTTTTTCTTAAacctttatgttttcaaatcttttaGACATATAAGGTCTAAACATAATTGGTTTCTGCCCTAcatctatcttaattgtggatgctgaGTAGTAGGGTACACATATATTGAAAGCTAGCGTGTACTaatttcgtgttgtctgattagttatTATAACCGTCACATACTATGATTAAAGGCATAAActctgaatgaagtatttaatgacgttagaatcctatgttttattttatataagtaattttattttaatcttttagttaattcattctagcataattatttttagataatcaaactCAATTTGATACTTATTTTAGCagtgaataataatcatacattgttgcataagtgcacaTTCTGAATTAAACCAATCTATGTGGGAATGAACTTAACTTattcttatactacttgtgaccGCGTACGCCTGCGTGTTTTTGTGtgaacaagtttttggtgccgctgccggggaccgatgttaaatttagtttatgtgcttgtcatcagtggtcgttaaagttcactgactcagattaTTCTTCTTACAAAATTTACTTTGTTTGTGTGTTTCAGGTATTCGATCGAGCGTGTATGCGAAAACGTTCTCAATCTCGTAAGGACAAACTAGAAGAAGTAGAAATAGAAGTgattattgcaatgggagaaccaacAACAGAAACAAAAGCATTAAAAGATTATTCTCAACAGAaaattaatgacattcagtctagcattgttaGACCAGCTATTGtagctaatacctttgaaatcaagcctggCACGATTCAAATGGTACATAATTCAGTCTAGTTTGGGGGTGCTCCAAcagaagatcccaatatgcacattagggatttcatcgaaaTCTGCGATACCTTCAAGTTCAAAAATCACTAGTACAAAAATAGTCATACGTTTCTGTTAAAAAACGTCATATACGTCCATCCACAACAGACGCGTATGAAGGAGACGTATCAGATATGAGGTATACGTGTCTGTTAGATAACCGACGTATATAGTCTCTTACGTCTGTTAACAACAGTCGCATAAAACCGGACAACATCCACATATATTCCGAACTTTTGCGTCATCTATTCTGAACAGACGTATAAAGATTTTTTGTATCTTTTGATAACTGATGCATAAAGCCCCATAATAGACTTTTATAATACACTTATTATATGTCTGTGCATGTAACAACGCaaaaaagtttttttttaaaaaagtatcCAACTGCCCATACCAATGACATATATATTAGATCTGGCTCCACCACAAAATACCAAAAGCCAATTTACATCTCAATCCCAGAAATACAAATTCCATATACATCTCAATCTGAAAAAAAATACTAACTCGGGAACTTGAGTGGTACTCAATTCCCAAATACTGACATTTATATAATGATCTCAATATGAAAGTGAGATGTTTTATGACAACTTAAAATCCTTAACTTTGATATTTATACAAACTAAATTAACTCTCTATGATACATACCAATCCTATAAATATTCATTCATGAAATAATCTGCCCAAAGGTCTCGAATCTCATCAATTTGTTGCTGAGTATATGATTTCATCTTTCCAATACCCTGCAATAATATAAAAATCCACATTAGTTAATTTTTTGTTCCAATCGTGGTAATATAGAAATTTTACATTAGTTAATCTTTTGTTCCAATCGTGTCCCATGGTGCTTAAAGTATTTCATATGATTTTCAAAATACCTTAGCCCAATTAGTCTACCCTGCCTTATAATATCGTGAGATTATAATATAGATAAATTAATAAGAATACCTAACTCACCTGTTTGACATGAGGCCACAATATAGAACTTAATAACTAGAAAAAAATGTAAGCATCAAGAGGTAAAATTATGATCAAGGGGGAGCAAAAAAATTATGATCAAGAGGAATGATGATAGTGAGTGTAACTGTGTAAAATAATTATGCCCACATTGCCACCAAGGCATTAAAGGTAAGGGGGATGGTTAGTAGTTCAAGGTCTGTTCTGTTCAAGTATGAAGATGAGCCGAGTATTTAATTAATTTGGTATTCTTGTTTGGGTCTAATAATGATGTCACTGGATTATTTGGTATTAATTAATGCTTACAAAGTTGCTACTGTATCTTCTTATGATACTCTTGCATCCTACTGAAAATATTTCTGTTGTTATTATGGGAAATTGAAGTCAATGTTTCAGTGAACCAGGTCCTCGGAGAAGCTATTTCTCAAAAGGGCATTGTTACAACTAAAAAGAAAGATGAGTCAAGTGATGACTCTGACTTGGATGATAGTAGTAGATCAGTTAATAATGTGAGTGCAAAATGTGTGTgtgaattttaaattataaaaaatagtaTACTCAACTAATCTTTTCTAAAAATGCTAGAACAATTTTTAAGAATAAGTATGACAATTGACAACTAAAACAACTTCTGATCTTTAATGGTGTTTAATAGAAAAATGTTGTATCAAATTTTATAATCCCGGGCCAAACTTAAGTCTTTGATTCACAAGCTACAAGTTGTCTAGAAATACAGGGAAAATGATTCTTGAATATTTCAGCAAACTGCGTCTTAGGAATGAAGATAATAGTAGCAACACTGCTACAAAAACCCTAAAAACAGAGGAATGACTATACTAACATTATAAACAAGGAGCTTATTTCTTGTCAATTTCCTTTATGATCCAGAGTGCCGAGTTATTTCTATCAAAATTTCCTTTATGAAGAATGTTAATGCTCAGTGAGACCAACAAGCTGAAGAAACATGTAAACTCTttaacaatatatattttttttaccatCAACCTCAGAGTTCAAATATAACTTATAGAATAGGAAAAAAACATATAGTATAAATAAGTCACCTTAAATTTAGGAGTTTCTTTTGCCTTCCTAAACTTTCCCCCTTATTCTTTTATGATATAGTTGTACTTCTCACATGGATCTTCGCCTTCAAACACCTTAACAATCGTCTTTGACTTAAAATCCTTCCACATTTTCCCAACCCTCTTTATTATTCGCTTTTTATGATCATCATCCTTTATATTTTACTATCCCTGTCATATATAGTATTAAGAGATGCACTtgttatttaaaaatatatatatacaagcaGATATAAAACCAGACAGAAGAATGAAATACAAATTAATAAGGAATGGAAGTAAAGAAATTACAAGCTTAGGCACTTGCTGAGTCTTTTTAAACGATCAAAATCATCTGTACAAAGATATTCTCTAGTTGTCATGTTGTTTATATATTTCAGTCTATTCTGTGGGTATATAAGAATTTAATAACTAGTATTAGGGTTGTTGGACAGCCTGCCTTACGTGTGAATTATCGGTAACTAACAGAGCAAATTAACGataatattttattcatttaaaaccttaattattatacaagattaaatatatttattcagACTGATCAGGATTATAATATCTCTCCTTAAACAAAGCTTGGGAAACTAAAcaagacacacacacacacacgaaaGAGTAAAGTTACTTGTTTTAGGTTTCATATAATCAGAGAATATATAGATGGTATAAATAGTACTTTGAGGAAGCTTCTTATCTTCGGTTTATGCCCGTGTGTGTAATGTATTACTGTGAGTGGTGGCATATCAGGAGGCCacataaatatcaaaataatcaGAGAGAATACTGGAAAGAGAATTACCATTAGGTTTGAATACTAAATACTCCAATAAACATAGATGACAAGAGAGATCAGACTATAAACAATATTATAAATCACATTCCATTAGGGAAAAACAAATAGCAGGTCTGATATTTCACAGATCACCAAAAAAATATAGTCATTTtctgttttataaatttaaaattgaaGCATAACATAAGTTCTAAATTGGCGAGCTAAACCACACATACATTTACTACACCCTATAGTCCATCAATTCTCCGAAAAAAGAGAATGAATATGAACCATTCAGATGCTCAGAGCTTATAGAACTGGAAAACTACCACTTCCAGATTTAAATTCTTGTTATATTCCCTGTTGCTTTTAATTTTctctattttttcttttttttttattgtTAATCCCTACTCCATTATTAACTTAAGTGTTTATTAGCTTGCAAATTTCTAAAGTcatttttgattttgatatgcCAAAATAATGGAAGCATTGTCTTGGTGCTCAAAATAGAGATAGGGATAGTGGAAGAGatagtattcagaaaagataaCTAAGAGTAATGTAGTTAAGTCCTACTGAATGGCACTACAGAAGTCTATAGATAACAAGGTAAAACCGACTAATTCAGAAAGTCCTGGATTACAAAAGGATTTACAAGAAAGTCGATAATTAAGGTTCAAAAGAGTACAAGTAATAGGAAATCAGTAGAAAAGAAATTATGAAATCTACAggtctttattttattaataatttatttttaaatcctTCGACAAACGTAGTATGCTACACTAGCAAGTTTGAAAGTATAATACACATAACACACACTGACCAAAGAAAGAAGACTAAATTATTTGGTAAATAAGGACACTGACACCAGCACCATAACTCTTTGTTGCAGAATGCTTAGATGATTTTGTGACTCTCATTAAAGGTGAGACAAAGCTACTTTAAATATTAATACCTTAAATGTATTAGTACTTTAAATATGTACCCCAAACTTACTAAAATACTGGTGATAACTCTATATATGGTCACAATGGCAGAGAtgttgttaagtggcatttatgacactttattacgctccgtaaagctttgaattggagtaattatactcaagttattggtgttttaatgtattttctacggtttttacatttcaggcattaatctgagaatcaggtgaattagcattgatttgatgctaatatggtgttggGTTGGTATCTAAGGAATAAAGCTCACAAAGACcggctcaaatctgcaagaaaaagaagaagtcaaagttttggcagaagcccagcgtGCCCGCACTGATCAAGCGCGCGACCGCGCCCAAACTTCagagagccagcgcgcccgcactgatcaagcgcgcgcccgTGCCAGGTCGGGTTTAAAGAATCTTGTTTGAATAGAAGACTGATTTCTGGACTTCTCTGTTGATCAGGGATGCTATATTAATAACTTTAAGTCGTTTTTAATAAGATATCAAGCCAGAGATATATCAAGGAGAGCtgtaagaagaccgtgttagcacgagTCAACGAAGACGAaaaagatcttgtttttacttacgaatctttgttctaagttgtaacttggatgctagttttcttatttgtgaaccttactcttgtttcgtacttggttttgttatttaagtataaagactacgtttattataccatactttcatcggaacccacattaatgatgagtccaattatgggctaatcgttatcgtggggttctaacggatttatttatggatttctttagttaatttgtttcgatgccttagtatgtggtgtttatttgataacctagtattggttgtgcgtattcatcttataagcgtcgcgaacttataggatagtgtgttaattcttaatgaagcgaaagtgaatttaaggatttagaacttgccatgctaacataggttcatttaattattatgcatgatttgtgggcaattttaaccatcttacttgccctatataatcaagatagataacttgtgcttaaaccgttatgttgtcaaattctatagacatatagggtctcaatataattggtgtctattcagcttctatctcttttgtggatgtctggtagtagggtattcgtgcaatgaaagttggcgtttatcagtttcgtgttatctgattagtgtcatcaccattgcatgctaaggttaagaacaagaaggctattgaatgaagtatttaatgaagttagaattccatgtttgtcatatatattaattcagtcaatcttattcccttagttataattgttatttTAATTCTTACTTATAAAAAACCTCAgtttgttatcgtcttagcattgaataataaccatacattgttgcttaagtgcataaattaattagttaaccaagccagtctatgtgggaacgaactagaaaagattctatactacttgcgaactcgtatacttgtgtgtattattagcgcgtgtttagagACTAACAGATGTATACACTGATGTAAAACTCGATCTATTTTTCctttaataatttattaagatTGTCCTTTAGCATAGTGATTATCTGATTTAAACACATGAATAGAAAACACAATATATACATAATTACAAAAACACTAAGAAACACAATTAGATACATAATACAATACACTAAGAAACGGTGGATTAATGATATACACTCTTAATTAGAGACAAAATACAAGAAACGCTATTACATACATAATACACTCAAGTTTAGAGACAATGAAGTTGAGTGACAACAAAAACAACAAGGCATTACCTGAGAGTGGACTGAAAATCGAAAGTTAGGGCTTCCCAAAATATAAATCAGTGTTTGGAGATGATTGTAATTAACTACTTCAAGTAACTTGATAGAGAACGGAGAACGACAATTTAATTTTCTTTAGATTTTTGTAACTAATATGGCTGAACAAAAAGAGAGTGGATAATTGGGGTTTTTGGGTAGAGCGGGTTCTTTGACATCATAATAATATTtacaatttatttatatatttttaaatgaaCTTTATATGACTGTTTTAATTAACATGACACATACGATTGATCTTTTTATGACTGCTTAAAAAGGACGGACACATATGTAATTTAACAgacatataaaatattattttacgACTATTAAGGTCCAACATATGCATAAGCGTCTCTTTTTGTTATATATGCATCTGTGAATATTAAAACAGATGTATAAAATCATTTTATGTGTTTGTTCTGCCTATAACAGACGCAAATGAGGAGACGCGTATGAAAGTTTTTGTACTAGTGAGTGTTTTGAAAGATGTTGTAAaactgagacttttcccattttctctaagggataaagctaagagctggttgccctctctaccagcaggttctatTGTGATATGGGAGGATCTTACTTAGAtatttcttaataaattcttccaTATGGAAAAAACAGCTGCAATTAGGattgctcttactcaatttgcacagcaatcgggagaatctttaTATCAAGCTTGGGAGCGCGATAAGGAGATGCTTaagaagtgtcctcatcatggaatgcctgattggatggtaaTAAATTgcttctacaatggtttgggagcacagtcgaGACCCATGCTAGATGCAGCATCAGGTAGAGCCTTATGGGCCAAGAGCTATGAGGAAGTTTATGAGCTAATTGAAATGATGGCTGGTAATGAATATaagaacccaactcagagactaccacAAGGCAatgtagcaggaattctggaggtggatacagctacggctataaATGCTCATCTAAAGGCAATGACTAAGAAAGtggattctctggctaactatggagTTCATCAGATGGCAAGTGTTTGTGAGCTCTGTGCAGGTATGCATGTGATGGAtcaatgtgctatatctagtgagtCATCACAGTTTGTGAGCAATTTTCAGAGACCACAACAACCAGTTCCcgccacttatcatcctaacaaccgaaACCATtctaatttcagctggagcaataatcagaaaGGTATGCAACATCcacaacagccttatcagcagtttgGAACCATGCCATTCAACCCAcctggttttcaacaacagtATGCACCAAGGCAATAATTTCAGCCACCAGTAATGCAACAACAATCTCATGGAAATACCGGTCAATCTGCTAataaaaatctgaattggaggaatTGAGGCTAATGTGTAAAAGCCAAGCGGTTTCGATCAAAACTTtggagaatcaaataggacaAATTGTTAATGCGCTGCTGAATCGAGCACAAGGAACTCTTCCTAGTGATACGGAAGCTAAcccaggaaagagggaagttaaaGAATAGTTGAAAGAAatactttgaggtctggaaaggtcgctaACCATCAAAATTCAGAATCTAAAATTTTTTGGCAGAAGCCAAGTGCGCCCATGCTCCATACAGGCACGCCCGCGCCTGCCCCTATACCAAAAACTATAATTTTTGATGATGCAGCTGATCAGAAGGATGGCGAAGCGGAAACGAAGAAAAATTCTGCTAAACACGAGCAGAATATCGGAGACAAACAGGTCTATCCGCCTCCTCCATATCCTAAAAGACTTCAGAAGCAGAAGTTCGACAAGCAATTTGCCAAGTttctggaggttttcaagaaatttcAGATTAACATACTTTTTGCGGAAGTTCTAGAGCAGATgccgagctatgctaagttcatgaagggtattctatcttGAAAGTTGAAGATGGAGGAGTTGGAAACTGTTGCTCTAATGGAAGAGTGCAGTGTGGTGCTGTAACAGAAACTGCCTCTAAAACTTAAAGATCCGGGAAGCTTCACAATACCATGCACCATTGGCGAGTTATCTTTGGAAAAttgtttgtgtgacttgggagctagcatcaatccgATGCCATTGTCTGTCTTCAGGAAACTTGGTCTTCCTGATCCAAAACCTACAAACATATCCTTACAATTGCCTGATtgttccatcacttatccgcgaGGTATAGTAGAGGATGTCTTGGTTACAGTGGTAAACTCATCTTCCCCGCTGATTTTGTTATCCTAtactttgaggaggataagaagattcctattatcttgggaagaccattcttagctacaggCCGAATTTTGATCGATGTGCAAAAGGGAGAACTTACAATGAAGGTTCAGGATCATGATGTCACTTTTAATATCTTCAACGCAATGAAATTCTCCAAAGATGAAGAGGAGTGCTATAAAGTAGAGCTGGTCGACTCTTTAGTGAATTCGgagcttgatcaattgctaaggtcggATACCTTAGAGAGAGCCTTAATAGAGGAATATGATAGTGAAGACGAAGAAGGGGCAGAGCAACTTCAGTTTTTGAATGCatctccgtggaagaggaagttggatttgTCATTCGAGTCTCTTTGATTAGCAGAACTGAAAAATTCTCAGGAGTGTCTtaaaccatctattgaagaagctcccatacttgagttcaaaccactgcctgatcacttgaggtatgcttttttagttgatgcatctactttacctattattattgcatctaacctttcaggtagtgatgaaaACAAGCTCTTGCACattctgagagagtttaaatcagcaattgggtggactatagcagatattaagggaatcatcTTTTCCTATTGCCAgcataaaattctgcttgaggAAGGAAGTAAACCTACCGTTGAACATCATAGAAGACTCAAccctatcatgaaagaggtggtgaagaaatAAATTCTTAAATGGTTGGACGCATGGATCATCTATCCAATTTcagacagttcatgggtgagtcCGGTGTAGTGTGTGCCCAAGAAAGGAGGCATTACAGTTGTGGCTattgagaagaatgagcttatcccTACTCGGACAGTCACATGGTGGAGagtatgcatagattatcggaAGCTGAATAAATCCACCATGAAGGATCATTTTACGCTTCCATTCATCGATCAAATGTTTGACATGTTGGATGGTCATGTGTATTATTGCCTTCTGGATGGGTACTCAagatataatcagatttgcattgccccagaagatcaggagaagaccaTTTTTACTTGTCCTTTTGGCACTTTCGCTTACGTCAAGTTTTTTCGGGCTTTGCGGTGCACCCGttacttttcagagatgcatgatggccatattctctgacatgattggtattaatatggaggtgttcatggatgacttttctATTTTCGGGTCTTCTTATGATGAGTGTTTGCATAATCTAAGCTTATTGCtgaaaaggtgtgttgagaccaatctggtgctcaactgggaaaaatgtcacttcatggtgcaacagggtatcattcttgggcataaggtatCTAGCAAGGGGCTGGAAGTGGATAAGGCGAAGGTGGgagttattgaaaatcttcctccaccaatctcagttaaaggaatctgcagttttcttggtcatgcgagtttttatcgacgattcattaaagacttctccaaaatctctaaacc is a genomic window containing:
- the LOC141714358 gene encoding uncharacterized protein LOC141714358; the encoded protein is MEKTAAIRIALTQFAQQSGESLYQAWERDKEMLKKCPHHGMPDWMVINCFYNGLGAQSRPMLDAASGRALWAKSYEEVYELIEMMAGNEYKNPTQRLPQGNVAGILEVDTATAINAHLKAMTKKVDSLANYGVHQMASVCELCAGMHVMDQCAISSESSQFVSNFQRPQQPVPATYHPNNRNHSNFSWSNNQKADQKDGEAETKKNSAKHEQNIGDKQVYPPPPYPKRLQKQKFDKQFAKFLEVFKKFQINILFAEVLEQMPSYAKFMKDPGSFTIPCTIGELSLENCLCDLGASINPMPLSVFRKLGLPDPKPTNISLQLPDCSITYPRGIVEDVLVTVGELTMKVQDHDVTFNIFNAMKFSKDEEECYKVELVDSLVNSELDQLLRSDTLERALIEEYDSEDEEGAEQLQFLNASPWKRKLDLSFESL